The DNA region TGCAACTGAATTTAACTAAATTTATTTCTTGCTACTTAATGTGAGTAATGTAGCTTCCGGTCGGCACGCAAGGCGAATTGGTGTGAACGGTGAGGTTCCAACGCCAGCCGAAACGTGAAGTGGCATGTTGTTCTCGCCGAAAATAGACAAACCTTTTGCTTGCTTTGTTGGTAAGTCACAGTTCGTAACTAGGGCACCATAAAACGGAATACAAACTTGACCACCATGTGTGTGTCCGGCTAACACCAACTGTGCGTGATCAGCAGCGAAACTTTGTAACACTCGCTTGTATGGCGCATGAGTAACACCCAGTGCCAAAGAACCACTAGTAAATGGACCAGAGACCAATTCATAACGGTCTTTGTTAATGTGCGGGTCATCAGTTCCTCGAGCATGAATACTCACTTCATTTACAACGAGATTCGTTTGGCTGTTGTTTAAATCATGCCAACCGGCTCCGGTTAGCTGCTCACACAGCTCAGTCGTCGGTAGCCGCACATCTTTAATAACCGAATTTCGTTTCTTGTTGAAATAGACAAACGGACTCTTTAGGTACGGAGCGTAATAATCGTTGCTTCCAAGCACGAAGAGTCCTGGCTTAGCTAATAACTCACCAAGTGCCTCCATAACTGCTGGGACGGCAAGCTGGTGGGCTAAAAAGT from Actinomycetota bacterium includes:
- a CDS encoding metallophosphoesterase, translating into VLPPDSPDLRVLHLSDLHITPAQTRKIQWVASLATLDPDLVVVTGDFLAHQLAVPAVMEALGELLAKPGLFVLGSNDYYAPYLKSPFVYFNKKRNSVIKDVRLPTTELCEQLTGAGWHDLNNSQTNLVVNEVSIHARGTDDPHINKDRYELVSGPFTSGSLALGVTHAPYKRVLQSFAADHAQLVLAGHTHGGQVCIPFYGALVTNCDLPTKQAKGLSIFGENNMPLHVSAGVGTSPFTPIRLACRPEATLLTLSSKK